One genomic segment of Salinigranum rubrum includes these proteins:
- a CDS encoding undecaprenyl diphosphate synthase family protein, with amino-acid sequence MGLYDRYLAVRHRLHPEDPPAHVAVIITERDLLEQGAYTTLEEFLSWAFEYGAERVTISVSVLDEAVVPTLERELLEVDAPRPLAVRQPGDTEPATEPIQVSVGLGGKHEFAEAVRALAEAVESHDVDPALIDEIDETDIEDRLVFRDEPDLVIKTGAERLSDFMIWQSVYAELYFTDVNWRDFRRRDYLRAVLDYQNRNRRFGR; translated from the coding sequence GTGGGCCTGTACGACCGGTATCTCGCCGTCCGCCACCGCCTCCACCCCGAGGACCCGCCGGCACACGTCGCGGTCATCATCACCGAGCGGGACCTGCTCGAACAGGGGGCGTACACGACCTTAGAGGAGTTCCTCTCGTGGGCGTTCGAGTACGGCGCCGAGCGCGTCACCATCTCGGTGAGCGTCCTCGACGAGGCCGTGGTGCCGACGCTCGAACGGGAACTCCTGGAGGTCGACGCCCCGCGCCCGCTCGCGGTGCGACAGCCCGGCGACACCGAGCCGGCGACCGAGCCCATCCAGGTGAGCGTCGGCCTCGGCGGGAAACACGAGTTCGCCGAGGCGGTCCGGGCGCTCGCGGAGGCGGTCGAGAGCCACGACGTCGACCCGGCGCTGATCGACGAGATAGACGAGACGGACATCGAGGACCGGCTGGTGTTCCGCGACGAACCCGACCTCGTCATCAAAACGGGGGCTGAGCGGCTCTCGGACTTCATGATCTGGCAGTCCGTCTACGCCGAACTGTACTTCACCGACGTCAACTGGCGCGACTTCCGGAGGAGGGACTACCTCCGGGCCGTGCTGGACTACCAGAACCGAAACAGGCGGTTCGGGCGCTGA